From Moraxella sp. K1664, one genomic window encodes:
- a CDS encoding LLM class flavin-dependent oxidoreductase produces MTDLSILNLAPLRDGETFNDAIDNLVGLAQLAERTGYARYWIAEHHNMPYLASSATSLLIQRVLDKTSTIRVGSGGVMLPNHSPFVVAEQYGTLASLYPNRVDLGLGRAPGTDPATARAIRRHRDDFAMSFPSDIKELQFYFGNDDSDKVRAYPAKGLNVPLYILGSSPESAYLAAELGLPYAFASHFAPRFLTQAVEIYRKEFKPSDVLDKPKVIVGLNAIVADTDSEAKLLATTSLQFFLNVVTGERSGMKPPVPDIESRIPPHILSMAKSMTACSVIGSPKTVKAQLEQLQSQVNADEFMAVSYIYDKDKQARSYELLADVAKG; encoded by the coding sequence ATGACCGACTTATCTATTTTAAACCTTGCTCCCTTACGAGACGGCGAGACGTTCAATGATGCCATTGACAACCTTGTGGGCTTGGCACAGCTTGCCGAACGCACAGGCTACGCTCGCTACTGGATTGCCGAACATCACAATATGCCCTATCTGGCAAGCTCCGCCACAAGCCTTTTAATCCAACGTGTGCTTGACAAAACAAGCACAATCCGAGTCGGCTCGGGTGGTGTCATGCTCCCCAACCATTCGCCCTTTGTCGTTGCCGAGCAGTACGGCACACTGGCAAGCCTATACCCCAACCGTGTGGATTTAGGGCTTGGGCGAGCCCCTGGTACAGACCCTGCCACCGCACGAGCCATTCGCCGTCATCGGGACGATTTTGCGATGAGTTTTCCAAGCGACATTAAAGAGTTGCAGTTTTATTTTGGCAATGACGACAGCGACAAAGTGCGAGCCTACCCTGCCAAAGGGTTAAATGTGCCACTTTATATCTTAGGTTCTAGTCCTGAGAGTGCTTATTTGGCGGCGGAATTGGGTTTGCCTTATGCTTTTGCATCTCACTTTGCACCACGCTTTTTAACACAGGCGGTTGAGATTTATCGCAAAGAATTTAAGCCCTCTGATGTGCTTGACAAACCCAAGGTCATCGTTGGGCTAAATGCCATCGTTGCTGATACCGACAGCGAAGCGAAACTTTTGGCGACCACCAGTTTACAGTTTTTCCTAAATGTGGTAACGGGCGAACGCTCAGGCATGAAACCGCCAGTACCAGACATTGAAAGTCGTATCCCACCGCACATCTTATCCATGGCAAAGAGCATGACGGCGTGTAGCGTGATTGGTTCACCAAAGACGGTCAAAGCCCAATTAGAGCAACTACAAAGCCAAGTCAATGCCGATGAATTTATGGCGGTAAGCTACATTTATGACAAAGACAAGCAGGCTCGCTCGTATGAGCTACTTGCTGATGTGGCAAAAGGTTGA
- a CDS encoding pseudouridine synthase has product MLTSYKNHTMLQTAPPMKDGVSPSRIYLEKLNNTPKNLLVFLCQKFPHVSFDEWWARFENGDVWSDTTEGGFVPLMSDAPYLHGRTIYYYRSLACEVVVPFDYQILFENDEFMVVDKPHFLAVTPSGSYVKQTLLARLKADTGNADLSPIHRLDRETAGLILVSKNVATRHQYQALFAHHAITKVYHAIATVNHNLTMPTDIRLHLERGEPFYVMRVNADKSANTHTHIDILAVKGDLAKYELRPTTGKLHQLRVHLNHLGTPICHDPYYPSVRHKPKDDFTSPLQLLAKHLVFDDPITGERWEFTSRQELDL; this is encoded by the coding sequence ATGTTGACATCTTATAAAAACCACACCATGCTCCAAACTGCACCACCCATGAAAGACGGCGTATCTCCAAGCCGTATTTATTTAGAAAAATTAAACAATACACCCAAGAATTTGTTGGTATTTTTATGCCAAAAATTCCCCCATGTCAGCTTTGATGAATGGTGGGCACGTTTTGAGAATGGTGATGTGTGGAGCGATACAACAGAGGGTGGGTTTGTGCCATTGATGTCAGATGCACCCTATCTACATGGGCGGACGATTTATTATTACCGTAGCTTAGCGTGTGAGGTTGTTGTGCCATTTGATTATCAAATTTTGTTTGAAAATGATGAGTTTATGGTGGTGGATAAACCCCATTTTTTGGCGGTAACGCCATCGGGCAGTTATGTCAAACAGACCCTGCTTGCTCGCCTAAAAGCCGATACGGGCAACGCTGATTTATCCCCCATTCACAGGCTAGACAGAGAGACGGCAGGGCTCATTCTCGTCAGTAAAAATGTCGCCACTCGCCATCAGTATCAAGCCTTATTTGCTCATCATGCCATCACCAAAGTGTATCATGCCATCGCCACTGTTAATCATAACTTAACAATGCCGACAGATATTCGCCTGCATTTGGAACGTGGCGAGCCGTTTTATGTCATGCGTGTCAATGCCGACAAGTCTGCCAATACGCACACGCACATTGATATTTTGGCGGTCAAAGGCGACCTTGCCAAGTACGAACTTCGCCCCACGACCGGCAAACTTCATCAGCTTAGAGTTCATCTAAACCATCTTGGCACACCCATCTGCCATGACCCGTATTATCCATCTGTCCGTCATAAGCCCAAAGATGACTTTACTAGTCCCTTACAATTACTTGCCAAACACCTTGTATTTGACGACCCTATCACAGGCGAGCGGTGGGAATTTACATCAAGGCAGGAGCTGGATTTATAA
- the hemL gene encoding glutamate-1-semialdehyde 2,1-aminomutase yields MTTLTADQVLFEKAKRRIPGGVNSPVRAFAGVGGTPVFISRAKGAYMYDTQGREYIDYVGSWGPMILGHAHPKVVDAVKLACDDGLSFGAPTPFETTMADLIADIMPHIELIRMVSSGTEATMSAIRLARGYTGRDKIVKFEGCYHGHSDSLLVKAGSGMLDIGEPTSKGVPADFAKHTITLPYNDTQALQSAFDKFGDEFACVILEPIAGNMNMVIPSQEFHNTLRELCTKHGAVLIFDEVMTGFRVGLKGASHHFGITPDLSTFGKIIGAGLPVGAFGGKREIMECIAPLGGVYQAGTLSGNPLAMRAGKAMFDELTRPDFYEQLTAKTAKLVNGLQKLADKHGIDFSSCYVGGMFGLFFSKELPKNFDDVAHADTKRFNQFFHAMLEQGVYLAPSAFEAAFMSIAHTDDDIERTLVCADKAFGELIG; encoded by the coding sequence ATGACGACACTTACCGCCGACCAAGTCTTATTTGAAAAAGCCAAACGCCGTATCCCAGGGGGTGTAAACTCGCCTGTCCGTGCCTTTGCAGGTGTGGGTGGTACGCCTGTTTTTATAAGCCGTGCCAAGGGTGCATATATGTATGATACCCAAGGGCGTGAGTACATTGATTATGTGGGTTCGTGGGGGCCGATGATTTTGGGTCATGCTCACCCCAAGGTCGTCGATGCGGTAAAGCTCGCCTGTGATGACGGCTTGTCTTTTGGGGCTCCCACGCCATTTGAGACGACCATGGCGGATTTGATTGCCGATATCATGCCACACATTGAGCTCATTCGCATGGTGTCATCAGGCACAGAAGCTACCATGAGTGCCATTCGTCTGGCTCGTGGCTACACAGGGCGAGACAAGATTGTCAAATTTGAGGGGTGCTATCATGGGCATTCAGACAGCTTGCTTGTTAAGGCAGGCTCTGGCATGCTAGATATTGGTGAGCCGACATCCAAGGGCGTGCCTGCCGACTTTGCCAAACATACCATTACTCTACCTTATAATGACACCCAAGCACTACAATCTGCCTTTGACAAATTTGGTGATGAATTTGCATGCGTGATTTTAGAGCCGATAGCGGGCAACATGAACATGGTTATCCCAAGCCAAGAATTTCATAACACCCTGCGTGAGCTTTGCACCAAGCACGGGGCGGTGTTGATTTTTGATGAGGTGATGACAGGTTTTCGTGTGGGACTAAAAGGGGCAAGTCATCATTTTGGCATTACCCCCGACCTTAGCACCTTTGGCAAAATCATCGGAGCTGGCTTGCCTGTGGGGGCGTTTGGCGGTAAGCGTGAGATTATGGAGTGTATCGCCCCCTTAGGTGGTGTGTATCAAGCAGGAACGCTCTCAGGCAACCCTTTGGCCATGCGTGCAGGTAAGGCAATGTTTGATGAATTAACCCGTCCGGATTTTTATGAACAATTAACCGCCAAAACCGCCAAATTGGTCAATGGCTTACAAAAACTGGCGGATAAACATGGCATAGACTTTTCAAGTTGTTATGTGGGCGGTATGTTTGGGCTGTTTTTTAGCAAAGAGTTACCCAAAAACTTTGATGATGTGGCACACGCCGACACCAAGCGTTTTAATCAGTTTTTTCATGCCATGCTAGAACAGGGTGTCTATCTTGCCCCATCTGCCTTTGAAGCTGCCTTTATGTCTATTGCCCACACCGATGATGACATTGAGCGGACACTTGTTTGTGCAGATAAGGCATTTGGTGAGCTGATTGGTTGA
- a CDS encoding helix-turn-helix transcriptional regulator, giving the protein MKSTDIFKVLGNDVRYQILLWLKDPATHFGVDALRCTETGFDGGICVGVIADKSGLAQSVISSYLNSLQQTGLIESKRLGKWTYYRYCPSGVDGFIRQVRDEIGGLSD; this is encoded by the coding sequence ATGAAATCTACCGACATTTTTAAAGTGCTGGGCAACGATGTTCGCTACCAAATTTTACTGTGGCTAAAAGACCCTGCCACACATTTTGGGGTGGATGCCTTGCGTTGTACAGAAACAGGATTTGATGGTGGGATTTGTGTGGGTGTGATTGCCGACAAATCAGGACTTGCCCAATCGGTAATTTCAAGCTATCTAAACAGTCTGCAACAAACAGGGCTAATAGAGAGCAAACGCCTTGGCAAATGGACGTATTACCGCTACTGCCCAAGCGGTGTGGACGGCTTTATCCGCCAAGTGCGTGATGAGATTGGCGGGTTGTCTGATTAA
- a CDS encoding NADH-dependent flavin oxidoreductase yields MTDTTPLFTPFTLNNGVEIKNRLVVAPMTHYASNPDGTLSDEERAFLTGRSDDFGLFITAATLVHPSGKAFVGQPSAYDESHLESLTEIAGIIKQGGAKAILQIHHGGYQSLAQFGEVIAPSNMDNGKQSARAMSVDEIQAVITGFGVATDLAIRAGFDGVEIHGANNYLIQQFFSPQANKRDDEWGGSLQNRLRFPKAVIKTVNDVKAKHDKAEFIVGYRFSPEEAGDDGLTMADAFDLIDALVDEPLQYLHVSLWDFYKKARRGANTNLTRIEQLHARIGGKLPLIGVGCLLSADDVVRAYGTGWADFVAVGKAVMMNPNFATLLKTGDTDKIATHIDPERNDIYKIPSQLWAYQQKGLAYLPPLKGKEWQPLDM; encoded by the coding sequence ATGACTGATACAACCCCACTTTTTACTCCGTTTACCCTAAATAATGGCGTGGAGATAAAAAACCGCCTTGTCGTTGCCCCAATGACCCACTATGCGTCCAATCCTGACGGCACGTTGTCCGATGAAGAGCGGGCGTTTTTGACAGGGCGGTCGGACGATTTTGGCTTATTTATCACGGCGGCGACTTTGGTACACCCAAGCGGTAAAGCCTTTGTCGGGCAACCGTCCGCTTATGATGAGAGCCATTTGGAAAGCCTAACCGAAATTGCAGGTATCATCAAGCAAGGCGGTGCAAAAGCGATTTTGCAAATTCATCATGGCGGTTATCAGTCGCTTGCCCAGTTTGGCGAAGTCATCGCTCCGTCTAATATGGACAACGGCAAGCAGTCTGCCCGAGCCATGAGCGTGGACGAGATACAGGCAGTCATCACAGGCTTTGGCGTGGCAACCGACCTAGCGATAAGAGCAGGGTTTGATGGCGTGGAGATTCATGGGGCGAATAATTATCTTATTCAGCAGTTTTTCTCGCCCCAAGCCAACAAACGAGATGATGAGTGGGGCGGAAGCCTACAAAACCGCTTGCGTTTCCCCAAAGCCGTCATCAAAACGGTCAATGATGTTAAAGCCAAGCACGACAAGGCGGAATTTATCGTGGGCTATCGCTTTTCGCCAGAAGAAGCAGGCGATGATGGCTTGACGATGGCGGATGCGTTTGATTTGATTGACGCTTTGGTGGATGAGCCACTGCAATACCTGCACGTCTCGTTGTGGGATTTTTATAAAAAGGCAAGACGTGGGGCGAACACCAATTTGACTCGCATAGAACAGCTCCATGCCCGCATTGGTGGGAAACTGCCACTCATTGGCGTGGGCTGCCTTTTGTCTGCTGATGATGTGGTGCGTGCGTATGGCACAGGCTGGGCGGATTTTGTGGCGGTGGGTAAGGCGGTCATGATGAACCCCAATTTTGCCACGCTATTAAAGACAGGCGACACCGACAAAATCGCCACGCACATCGACCCTGAGCGTAACGACATCTACAAAATCCCAAGCCAGCTTTGGGCGTATCAGCAAAAAGGGCTTGCCTATCTACCGCCATTAAAGGGCAAAGAATGGCAACCTTTGGATATGTGA
- the secA gene encoding preprotein translocase subunit SecA, which yields MLTKAISAVFGTKNERELKRMQRQVDKINALEPTISALSDDELRQKTDEFKSRHANGESLDRLLPEAFAVCREASKRVNGMRHYDVQLIGGMTLHEGKIAEMKTGEGKTLMATLAMYLNAISGKGVHVVTVNDYLAGRDAELNRGLFSFLGLTVGVIYSQQPPHEKFDAYRADITYGTNNEYGFDYLRDNMVFSKDEKKQRPLNYCIIDEIDSILIDEARTPLIISGQAEDSAHLYALINNIIPRLKKSDNEEDNKNNVAEDFWIDEKNRAIEISEKGYEKIEKFLIEVGELGEKESLYSPARLPLLAHVQAAIRAHHLFIKNVHYIISDDNEIVIVDENTGRTMPGRRWSEGLHQAVEAKEGVEIQAENQTMATTTFQNYFRLYDKLSGMTGTADTEAAEFKSTYDIDVVIIPTHRPIARVDLNDQIFLSKLGKYQGIIREIRQITAKGAPVLVGTATIEASEELSYLLDQAGIKHNVLNAKQHEREAEIIAQAGRPSAVTIATNMAGRGTDIILGGNWQAEIEDLDALTDAQKSELQSQWQARNEAVKAAGGLHIIGSERHESRRIDNQLRGRAGRQGDPGQSRFFLSLEDDLMRIFAGDRVVSMMRAMGLKEDEAIEHKMVSRSIENAQGKVEARDFDARKSLLKYDDVANEQRKVIYGQRDDLLEEIDLQESIKAMHHEVYNALITQFVPVGSVDDQWNIDGLEDEIEDAFGYYMPINDWLDADRRLDEEGLRAKIIEFAIAHYQKKRESMGEQNAARLERDFMLRNLDRHWKEHLTQMDQLRKGIHLRSYAQKNPEQEYKRESFDLFQSMLGAIKSDVVQDLARVHIATPEEIAQMEEERRRQAEMMRLHFEHNDMGLEGGIATDESRPRATQNVQRITVSLGGAVPSMPNLMPNGHANTNTNTSMDTNQSMTDVGDTAETQNTDDVFIPANINRNAPCPCGSGLKYKQCHGKI from the coding sequence ATGCTAACAAAAGCCATCAGTGCTGTATTCGGCACCAAAAACGAACGTGAATTAAAGCGTATGCAAAGGCAGGTGGACAAGATTAACGCCCTTGAACCCACAATCTCGGCACTGTCTGATGATGAGCTACGCCAAAAAACCGATGAGTTTAAAAGCCGTCATGCCAATGGCGAGAGCCTTGATAGGCTCTTGCCCGAAGCGTTTGCCGTGTGCCGTGAAGCGTCCAAACGTGTGAACGGCATGAGACACTATGACGTTCAGCTCATCGGTGGCATGACCTTGCACGAGGGTAAGATTGCCGAGATGAAAACGGGCGAGGGTAAGACCTTAATGGCAACCCTTGCCATGTACCTAAATGCCATCAGTGGCAAGGGCGTACACGTTGTAACGGTGAACGACTATCTGGCAGGGCGTGATGCCGAGCTAAACCGTGGACTGTTTAGCTTCTTGGGGCTGACGGTGGGCGTGATTTATAGCCAACAGCCGCCCCACGAGAAATTTGATGCCTACCGTGCCGACATCACTTATGGCACCAACAACGAATACGGTTTTGATTATCTGCGTGATAACATGGTGTTTAGCAAAGATGAGAAAAAACAGCGTCCCTTAAACTACTGTATCATCGATGAGATTGACAGTATTTTGATTGACGAGGCTCGAACACCACTCATCATCTCGGGGCAAGCCGAAGACTCGGCTCATCTGTATGCCTTGATTAATAACATCATTCCCCGCCTAAAAAAATCCGACAACGAAGAGGATAATAAAAACAATGTGGCGGAGGATTTTTGGATTGATGAGAAAAACCGAGCCATTGAGATTAGCGAAAAAGGCTATGAGAAAATTGAGAAATTCTTGATAGAAGTGGGCGAGCTTGGCGAAAAAGAAAGCCTGTACAGCCCTGCTCGTCTGCCCCTACTTGCTCATGTGCAGGCGGCGATTAGGGCTCATCATCTGTTCATCAAAAACGTGCATTATATCATCTCTGATGATAATGAAATCGTCATCGTGGACGAAAACACGGGGCGTACCATGCCCGGTAGACGGTGGAGTGAGGGGCTACATCAAGCGGTAGAAGCCAAAGAGGGTGTGGAGATTCAAGCCGAAAACCAAACCATGGCAACCACCACGTTCCAAAACTATTTTCGTCTGTATGACAAGCTCTCTGGCATGACAGGGACGGCAGACACCGAAGCGGCGGAGTTTAAGTCCACTTATGACATTGATGTGGTCATCATTCCCACGCACCGTCCGATTGCTCGTGTGGATTTGAACGACCAAATTTTCTTATCCAAATTGGGTAAATATCAAGGCATTATCCGTGAGATTCGCCAAATCACCGCCAAAGGAGCCCCTGTACTGGTCGGTACGGCAACCATTGAGGCAAGTGAGGAGCTGTCGTATTTGCTTGACCAAGCTGGCATTAAACATAACGTCCTAAACGCCAAACAGCACGAACGAGAAGCCGAAATCATCGCCCAAGCAGGCAGACCATCTGCGGTAACCATTGCCACCAACATGGCAGGTCGTGGTACGGATATTATCCTAGGCGGTAACTGGCAGGCAGAGATAGAGGATTTGGACGCACTCACCGATGCCCAAAAGAGCGAGTTACAAAGCCAATGGCAAGCTCGTAACGAGGCGGTCAAAGCAGCAGGTGGACTACACATCATCGGCTCTGAACGCCACGAATCACGCCGTATTGACAACCAATTACGTGGACGTGCAGGACGACAAGGAGACCCCGGTCAGTCTCGCTTTTTCTTATCACTAGAAGATGACTTGATGCGGATTTTTGCAGGCGACCGTGTGGTGTCAATGATGCGTGCCATGGGGCTAAAAGAGGATGAAGCTATTGAGCATAAAATGGTGTCTCGCTCGATTGAGAACGCACAGGGCAAGGTAGAAGCTCGTGATTTTGATGCTCGCAAAAGCCTGCTAAAATACGATGATGTCGCCAACGAACAGCGTAAGGTCATCTATGGACAGCGTGATGATTTGCTAGAAGAGATTGATTTACAAGAGTCTATCAAAGCCATGCACCATGAGGTGTATAACGCCCTTATCACGCAGTTCGTGCCAGTAGGTTCGGTCGATGACCAGTGGAACATTGACGGGCTAGAAGATGAGATTGAGGACGCCTTTGGCTATTATATGCCGATTAATGACTGGCTGGACGCTGACCGCCGTCTCGATGAAGAGGGTTTGCGTGCTAAGATTATTGAGTTTGCCATTGCTCATTATCAGAAAAAACGTGAGTCCATGGGCGAACAAAACGCTGCCCGATTGGAGCGTGATTTTATGCTCCGCAACCTTGACCGCCACTGGAAAGAGCATTTGACCCAAATGGATCAGCTGCGTAAAGGCATTCATTTGCGTAGCTACGCCCAAAAGAATCCCGAGCAAGAGTATAAGCGTGAATCTTTTGATTTGTTCCAGTCCATGCTTGGGGCAATTAAATCAGACGTGGTGCAGGACTTGGCACGGGTGCATATCGCCACCCCAGAAGAGATTGCCCAAATGGAAGAAGAGCGTCGCCGTCAAGCCGAGATGATGCGACTGCATTTTGAGCATAATGACATGGGGTTAGAAGGTGGGATTGCCACCGATGAGAGTCGCCCACGAGCCACCCAAAATGTCCAGCGTATCACGGTCAGTCTAGGCGGTGCCGTACCGTCCATGCCAAATCTTATGCCAAACGGTCATGCCAATACCAACACTAATACCAGCATGGACACCAACCAAAGCATGACAGATGTGGGCGACACCGCAGAAACCCAAAACACCGATGATGTCTTTATCCCTGCCAACATCAACCGTAACGCCCCCTGCCCCTGTGGCAGTGGCTTAAAGTATAAACAATGTCATGGTAAGATTTAG